The following proteins are encoded in a genomic region of Gouania willdenowi chromosome 6, fGouWil2.1, whole genome shotgun sequence:
- the LOC114465783 gene encoding uncharacterized protein C15orf61 homolog: protein MRDLLRRIHSLLLRLVLFPSALSHKGPRPTSSEVLTQHLLQRKLPPWTSFCVRYSSVHNDQFGLSNFNWKVQEVNYHILRTGCFPFIKYHCTKAPQHDLDLEDKFFTMLKVINLGIPCVAYGIGCWMVVGATESVHTSAGPVTVYFAYKEEEGAQY from the exons ATGAGAGACCTCCTGAGGAGGATCCACAGCCTCTTGCTGAGGCTCGTCCTGTTCCCCAGCGCTCTGAGCCATAAAGGTCCACGTCCCACCTCCTCCGAGGtgctgactcagcaccttcTACAAAGAAAGCTCCCTCCATGGACCTCCTTCTGTGTCCGCTACAGCAGCGTCCACAACGACCAGTTTGGACTGTCAAACTTTAACTGGAAAGTCCAGGAGGTGAACTATCACATCCTGAGGACAGGCTGCTTCCCTTTCATTAAATACCACTGCACCAAAGCTCCACAACACGACCTGGACTTAGAGGACAAGTTCTTCACCATGTTGAAAGTCATTAACCTTG GAATCCCATGTGTGGCCTATGGCATCGGGTGTTGGATGGTGGTCGGAGCCACTGAAAGCGTGCACACCAGTGCTGGACCTGTCACTGTCTACTTTGcatacaaagaagaagaaggtgcacaatactaa